One Camelina sativa cultivar DH55 chromosome 3, Cs, whole genome shotgun sequence genomic window carries:
- the LOC104778056 gene encoding myrosinase 4, translating into MAVPKAHYSLAILVVLFVVSSSQKVCNPECKAKEPFNCDNTLAFNRTGFAKNFTFGAATSAYQIEGAAHRALNGWDYFTHRYPEKVPDRSSGDLACDSYDLYKDDVKLLKRMNAQAYRLSIAWSRVLPKGRLTGGVDENGITYYNNLINELKANGIEPYVTIFHWDVPQTLEDEYGGFLSPRIVEDYTNYAELLFQRFGDRVKFWITLNQPFSLATKGYGDGSYPPGRCTNCEFGGDSGTEPYTVAHNQLLAHAKTVSLYRKRYQKFQGGKIGTTLIGRWFAPLNESSNLDKAAAKRAFEFFVGWFMDPLVYGEYPKIMREMVGDRLPEFTPEESALVKGSLDFLGLNYYVTQYATDAPPPTEPSAITDPRVTLGFYRNGVPIGVVAPSFVYYPPGFRQILNYIKDNYKNPLTYITENGVADLDLGNVTLATALADNGRIQNHCSHLSCLKCAIEDGCNVAGYFAWSLMDNYEFGNGYTLRFGMNWVNFTNPPDRKEKASGKWFSRFIAKSHVSTKPGM; encoded by the exons ATGGCAGTTCCAAAAGCTCACTACTCTTTAGCCATTCTTGTCGTTCTCTTTGTCGTTTCCAGTAGCCAAAAAGTATGCAATCCAGAATGCAAGGCCAAAGAACCCTTCAACTGTGACAATACTCTTGCATTCAACCGAACTGGCTTTGCGAAAAATTTCACTTTTGGTGCAGCTACTTCTGCGTATCAG ATTGAAGGTGCTGCACATAGAGCACTTAATGGATGGGACTATTTCACTCATAGATATCCAG AAAAAGTTCCAGATCGCAGTTCAGGAGATCTTGCTTGTGATTCATATGATCTTTATAAG GATGATGTGAAACTGCTGAAAAGAATGAATGCTCAAGCATACCGACTCTCAATAGCATGGTCTAGGGTCTTACCAA AGGGAAGACTTACTGGGGGAGTGGACGAGAATGGGATCACATACTACAACAATCTCATCAACGAGTTGAAAGCAAATG GCATCGAACCATATGTGACTATATTTCATTGGGATGTTCCCCAGACTTTAGAAGACGAATACGGTGGCTTCTTAAGCCCACGTATAGT GGAGGATTACACAAACTACGCTGAGCTTCTATTCCAAAGATTCGGAGACCGAGTCAAATTCTGGATCACTTTAAATCAGCCTTTCTCTCTTGCAACCAAAGGTTACGGCGATGGGTCGTATCCACCAGGACGGTGCACTAACTGTGAATTTGGAGGAGATTCTGGAACTGAACCTTATACAGTTGCACATAACCAACTTCTAGCTCATGCGAAAACTGTATCTTTGTACCGAAAAAGATATCAG AAGTTTCAAGGTGGTAAGATAGGAACAACCTTGATTGGGAGATGGTTCGCCCCGCTAAACGAAAGCAGCAATCTCGACAAGGCTGCTGCTAAACGAGCATTCGAGTTTTTCGTTggatg GTTCATGGATCCATTGGTGTACGGAGAATATCCAAAGATAATGAGGGAGATGGTAGGAGATAGATTGCCGGAATTCACACCTGAGGAATCAGCTTTGGTTAAAGGATCACTTGATTTTCTAGGGTTGAACTATTACGTTACACAATATGCAACCGACGCACCTCCTCCAACAGAACCTAGCGCCATAACCGATCCACGAGTTACTCTTGGAT TTTATCGCAATGGAGTTCCTATCGGTGTTGTG GCTCCTAGCTTCGTCTACTATCCTCCAGGATTCCGTCAGATTCTAAACTACATCAAAGACAACTACAAAAATCCACTTACCTACATCACCGAAAAcg gAGTTGCTGATCTCGATCTTGGTAACGTAACGCTTGCAACTGCTCTTGCCGATAATGGACGGATTCAAAACCATTGCAGCCATCTTTCTTGTCTCAAATGCGCCATTGA gGATGGATGCAACGTAGCAGGATATTTTGCTTGGTCATTGATGGACAACTAC